The Paenibacillus pabuli DNA segment ACTCAAACAGTTTACTCATCAATGCACTTTTTCTTGCTTTAAGTCTTTTTTATTAAAAGGTTAAGCAAATAATCTTTTAAATCCACGATTCGTAAATATTCAGGCTTTTGATCTGTTCCACTGATAATCAAGGGAACAAGCGATTCTTTTTTACGAATGGACCCGTGGCCCCCTCCGGCCTTGTGCGTTGGTGAACTGCCGCTGGTAAATTCATATCCCGGTTTGGCCGTGACAACCAAAAATTCACCTTGGTGTGAACGAAGCGCGCTTGACAACCGTTTCAGAACATCTGGATACTCATCGTATTTCAATGCATGTTTAGCCTTGTTTAAACTTAAGTCCAGTACTTCTTCGTTCTGTTCGACCGTCCAGGATTGGTTGTATACATCGGTTAGGTTACCTCCTGATTTAAATTTGATCTGTTTGCCTGTTGATCCCTGAATTGCGTAATTCCACTCCTTTTCTTTCCAAGAAATAAAATCAATGCGTGGATCATCCTTTAACAAGTTTGCTGTATCTCTAAGGGAACGATCTGTTTTCAATGAATATACATAGGCCATCGTTTCATTGACAGCAAGAATGAGTTCAGTCTCCTTCGATACAGCATCACCCGGACGCATAATTTGGGCATCTCCGAGCAAAGAGGACAGATCAATGACGGGATTTTGATCTGCAGGCAGAATACGGGTCATTCCGCTGTCACCAGCAATGATAAAGATGGCATCTTGCACAGCTTTTTCCGGAGAACCGAATGCTTGCAATACGGATTGAAGCTGCTGATCCAACTCCTTGACCCCACGAAGTCCCGTGGGGCCTTTCTTATGTAACTCCCGGTCTAAATCCGGTAAATAGACAAACAAAAAATCCGGCAATTTATTGGATTGAACCAAATATTTTACGGCTTCAATAGCAAAATCATTATGAATGCCCATTCGATTCGTTAAGCCATCCGGCAAATCTTTAATATCTTGAAACGGATTAGACAATGCACCCAGGGACAGTAAGTCCGGCCCTTTCACATCAATCTCTTTTGGTAAAGAAGCTGCTATTTGAACCCAACGAGGGATCGACAACTTTTGATCTGACGTCCCCCTGTATATCAGGCCGTTGATCGAACCCGACTTTAATCCTTGCCGGGCTAGGTCCTCATAGATTGTGGGTAAATTCCTGTTCAAATGACTCCCGTTTAAATGGACCAGAGCATCCGTCAACACCGGATTAACTCCGTGTTTGAGCACTTCCGTCGGTCCGGTTCCGTACATGATCATTTTCTTGTTGTCCGCAGAATACCAAGTCAGACCCGGTACACGGTGAAGGTCCGAATACGCTCCGGTAAGCAATGAGCTGTCGATCGTGACGGACATCGTGGGAAAAGAACTGACCAGGTTTTTATAATATTGTCCGTGTTCGATCAGGAATTGTAAGGCAGGAAGCTCCTGCTTGCTGATTCCTTGGTCGATCGCCTGATACATTAAAGAATCCACCATCAGGAAAATGACTTTTTTCGTATTTTCACCATTAGCGGAATTTATCCGCATCAAATCCTGTTCTTTAGGTTTCGAGCTCTGACATCCGATAAGCATGTCCAATAACAAGATCGAAAGCAATATCCGAATCCCTTTTTTCCTCATAGATAATTCACCCCATTTATGTACATTCTGTCTTGAAAATCTTGGGGTTATTCGAGGTTTATTTTGCCATTCTTTCTCATTGGACAAACTGCAACTCTAGTATTTTGTTTGAAAAACAAAAAGGTTCCCAATCTGCCAGAAAAGCAGATCAGAAACCTATTGTTAATAAAATGATGCGGTCGAGAGGACTCGAACCTCCACGGGGGGTTAGCCCACACGGACCTGAACCGTGCGCGTCTGCCAATTCCGCCACGACCGCATATGGTATATCTCCGAGATAATCTATCGCGGCGACAAGAAATAATATATCATGTGGAATCCAACGAGTCAACACTTAATTTAATTATTAAAGAAGAATGACAGCCGGAAGTTTAAGATCCGGTCGAGAACTGACTTTTCCTGTTCAAAATGAAACTTGCTCTCCTCTATCTCTCCAATTTACTTATTTGTCCAGTTTGATTGCTGTTGAAACACAAATTACGTTTTTGTCATCATAAATAAACATGTAGAACTACTACTTTCTGCAAAAAGTCTTGAATTCCGTTAACATTGAAGGAGTAAGAAACGTTTGACAATTACGCATTTATGCAATATAGTTTCAAAAGGTTACAAAATATTAATTATTCATTTGCCGAGTTTCATGTTTGAAAACGGGGGAACCATTTTGGGTGAATTATTCTTATACATAGGAAATATAGGGAACCTTCTACCGAACCCTTAGCTAACTCCGTAGGCATCGAAGGGAGAACATCGATTTTGAAAAAACTGATCATTTCTATTTTTGGCGCAGCCGTTCTATTTACATCTGGTGCAGCAAGCACTGAGGCAAGCAGTATCAACACCGTTGTTAACAACATGACTGGTATACCTTACAAGTGGGGCGGCACGACGCTGGCCGGGTTTGATTGCTCTGGATTTATGAGATATATTTTCGAAAAATATAGCATTGAATTACCACGTACTTCACAGCAACAAGCCAAGGCAGGTACCCCGGTATCCAAAGCCAATCTGCGCACAGGTGATCTGGTATTCTTCAACACTTCAGGCAGTGGCATTTCGCACACAGGCGTATACATCGGGGGCGGACAATTCGCTCATGCTTCTAGCAGTAAGGGTGTCAGCATCACCAAATTGTCGAACCCATACTTCAATGACCGCTATGTAACAGCACGCCGTGTAACTGGACAGTTTATGTATAACAAAATGCTTGGAAAAATATAAATTGCATAAGAAACAGGCTCTGGATTATTCCAGAGCCTGTTTTGCTGTCTTGTTATTCAAACTCGCTTACAGGAACAACCTAGTGTAATGCTTTTTGCACACGCATTGCACCTTGAGACAGCGCGTGACCGCCGCCTACCGCTCCGGCTACGGCAACCGTCTCCATAATCTCCTGATCGGTTGCTCCCTTCGCTCGTGCCTCTTCCACGTGGTAAAACGTACATACCTCGTTATTGGCAAACAATCCGATGCCGAGGGCAATCAGCTGCTTCGTTTTGGCATCAATCGCACCTGACTGAAAACATTCCCCGGTAAATTCGTGGTACGCTTTGACCACACCAGGCAACACATCTCTTAATTCTCCAATCTGATCCTTATAGGCATGAACCTTATCATTCATCAATGTCATGGCTACCCGCACATCCTCTCGGCTGAAAAGTTTACGAATTCTCGCTGTACCTATCTTCTCTCCCGAGTGGTTGGATTATGCCAAACCATCCATGGTAATTCCATGCATCAGTCTCCAAAGGATTCTATTCATCAACCGGACTTTGACGTGGTTCGCTAAAAAGCTGATAGCGATAGCTACGATCCAGCTTGACCACACGTCTGTTCTGGCGACGGATAAGCACCTGTTCCCCATCCCATGCAACGACAATCCCGGTTACATCGTTGGATTCCAAACCATCCCGTATCACTCTTACTTTTTCACCCGATAAGCGCAGTGCATCCAGTTCTGCATCACTAATCATGTCTATGGCTCCTATGTTCCAAAATTATTTACAAAAAGAGACCTAAATGAAAAGTCATTTAGGTCTCACGTGACTGTATTGGACTGTTATGTCATTCGAAAAATGTCCCGACTGAAAGTTACCGCTGCGCGTGCTCTTTGCTGTCGTTCTTCTCGAACCAAAAATCAAGCACTTTGGCGGACATCACACGTTCTTCAAGGTACTCCACTTGATGCGGTGTAAATTGTTCTTTCCAAGCGAAGGACAACTCTTCACACAAGCCTACAATGGTCAGCAACTCTGACCAGGCAACATAGCGTTTGTACCAGAAAAATTGAGGATGTTCAATCATATAGGGATAAAGGTCATCGAATTCCGTATGTTTACAATCCAGGGCACGTTCAAAATGAACTTTCGACTCCGCCAGCTTTTCAATAAAAAATTGTTCTGATGCCGGTTGGTTCCCCATGGTGTTGCCTCCTCTCCCTAACATAACCCCATTATAAATGAAATCCGCGGTCATGCAAAGGCATTGTTCAAAAAATAGGCTTTTTCCTTTAAACTGTCACATTTGGTTATCGTCGAATTGCACGGTTCCATCATTCAGTGAACGAATGCGCACCAAGGCTTCCACCGGAATTCCCTGCTCACGGATCGTGCGTGCTCCGGCCTGAAAACATTTCTCGACCACGACACCGAATCCGACGAGTTCCGCGCCCGAACGTTCAATGATTTTGATGACACCGCGAGCAGCATCTCCGTTGGCGATAATATCATCTATGAACAAAATACGGTCGTTCTCATGAATGTATTCGCGGGATACCATAATATCGGTTACGATCCCTTTGGTAAAGGAAGGTACGCGTTCACAGTAGGCATCGGGATCTGCCAGAAGCGTCTTTTTTCGACGGGCAAATACGAGCGGCACCCCCAGCTCATGAGCTGCGGCAAAAGCAACCGGAATCCCTGAAGACTCCACGGTAATGACCCGGGTCACTCCACTTTCTCGAAAGCGAGCGGCAAACTCGCGGCCCATCTCCATCGTCAGTGCAGGATCAATCTGATGGTTTAATAATCCGTCCAGCTTCAGCACCTGATCCGAGATGACTACGCCTTCTTGTAAAATTCGTTGTTTTAGTACTTCCATGATTTGACCTCCCAAGCCTATCCTATGAGGTAAAAGTATCATAGATGAGGCTGTCAGTTCAAGCGAAATCGCCTTTCCTCCATCATTGACCGATTCTGAAGACGCAAAGCTCCTTCCAATTGTCATGAGTTACCAGAGTCAAGCATACCTTGTACCATGGCACCCGCATGTCCAAACAATTATGGGGCCTGAGAGGGGAAACGCATGAAACAGGCATTCCGGGTGCTGCAGATCGCATTCACATACATCGGAACGGTTGTAGGAGCAGGCTTCGCGACAGGGCAGGAAATATTGCAGTTTTTTACCCAGTATGGCAAATGGGCCACCATCACCATCGGCTTATCGACCATACTATTTGTCTGGCTGGGCACCAAAATGATGCTCATCGCCCATGATACCGGCTCCCGCTCTTACGAGGACCTGAACAAGCACCTATTTGGGCACAAAGCTGGAAAGTGGATTACCTGGATAACGCTACTGATTCTCATTGGTGTAAACAGTGTAATGCTTGCCGGAGCAGGCTCTGTCTTCGTGGAGCATCTTGGACTGCATTACCAGACTGGTTTGATTATTACGATTGTGGGAACGTACCTGCTTCTGGGACGAGGCATCAAAGCCATATTGCAAATGAATAGTATCGTGGTTCCCATGATGCTCCTGTTGTCCATACTTATGATTACAAGCACCATACACCATCCCGGTGCCTTACGGTTCATTACGCTGACTACTGATACTCATCCTGTACAGGTGTGGCTGTCTCCACTATTGTACTCATCCTTCAATCTCGTTTTGGCCCAAGCCGTTCTGGTGCCAGTAGGCAATCAGATCCGAGATCGTAACGTGCTGAAATGGGGCGGTGTACTCGGCGGAATCGGCGTAGGCTTCATGCTGCTTGCGGCCCACTTCGCCATGTCAGCCCAGATGCCGGGCATCATGCAATTCGAAATTCCAATGGGGAGCATCGCCTTCCAACTCGGATTCGCTGTGCAATCCGTGTATGTAACTCTAATTTTTATGGAAATATTCACAACATTCGTCGCAGATATCTATGGCATGACCCTTCAGCTGGGTCAGCACTTACAAGTACACCCCAGATTAATTACATTAACCATTATGCTGCTGTGCTACTCACTCAGCCAGTTTGGATTCAGTTCTCTTCTATCCATTCTCTATCCGATCTTTGGTAGTCTTGCCCTAGTCTGGGCCGGAAGATTGGTGATCGACCGCTGGGGCAGCTTTCGCGCAAGGCACAAAAACTTGTAAGTTGTAACAAAGGTTTGAAAACGATTGATATTTCAATACGTATTTTATCTAAAGCCAAAAGCCGCTGTTCTCACAGCGGCTTCTTCTCTTTCATTTTAGGGATGTATCTAGGCCTTGCTAGCGTATTGCAGGTACAGTTTTTTCAGTTCATTAACCGATCTGCCCAACGAATAGTGCGTCTTGGCTTTCTCACACGCTGAGCGTGCAAGTTCGTAACGATACGAAGGATCCAGCATGACCTTCTCCAACGCCTCAGCAAGTGCGGATGGATCCTCAGGGGGAACGAGCAGCCCGTTGCTGCCGTTCTCAATCTGTTCGGGGATTCCGCCTACGTCGGTACCTATGAGCGCAAGACAACTCAGTGCTGCTTCGGCAAATACGGAACCAAACGCCTCTGCACGGGAAGGAAGTACGAAGATATCGAAAAATGGCATGAACTCTTCCGGATGCAGGGTGTATCCATAAAAAATAGTCTCGTTATAAATCCCCAGACGCTGAGCCAGCTCTTCCAAATCAGGCCGAATCGGGCCATCCCCGATAATATGCAGAACATAGTCATGTCCCCGCCCCTTAAGTTCCGCGCAGGCTTTGAACAAAATATCCAGTCCTTTGGCCGGAACAAGCCGGCATACCGTAACCAGTTGCGGGACGGCATTGTCATGGGGGATGGGTTTGAAGCGTTTCTCATCAAATCCGTTCGGAATGATACCAATGACGTCAGGCCGATTCACATAGGGAGTCAAATACCGTCTAAATGAATCGGAGACGGTTAACAACCGCTCTGCCTGATGCTCCAGTTCGCCGTAAATGGCAATCAGAAACTGATGATCCAGACCACCTGGCTCAATTCGTCCATTCAGAATCAACTCACGCTCATAACTGGAGTGTATGGTTTGAATGAGTGGTGTATCTGGAAATACACTCTTCATGGCAAGACCTGCAATGGGATGGTGAGCATGAATTAAATCATAAGGCTTCTGAATCCGCAGCTTCGTCCACCATAAGTAATCACGGTATGTCTGCATATATTTTTGAACGACTGGACTTTCCTGATACCTGGTCCAATCGAACGTTTCGAACTGCACGTCCTCCCTGCCCTTGTTGCGAATTCGCTTCGGCAGTGAGAACAGGTCCATCTCCCACCTCGGAGACGTAAACCTCTCCTGCATATACGGAATCATAGAGGATACACCTCCGGGCTGCTCCGGAGGAAAGAAAAGCGCCTGCAGCAATTTCACCGTTAGTTTCCCCCTTTCTAGCTTCAGTCTTTCAGTACATCTTCAATCATGATATATTAGAACGTATGTTTCAGTAAAGAAATAACTGTTTAATCCTCACCATTTTAAACAACAAAGTTGCAGCTTACAGTACCCTACCGGTTTATCCGGTAAGGGTCATCCGGGTAAGCCAATGAAAAGGAGAGCAACAAGATGAGCAAGCCTTTACTCCCTGAGTCGTATATACATCATATTCGGGAAATGCTCGGCTCAGAAGCAGAAGCATTTATTGACAGCTATGATCAACCTCGTGTACAAGGGCTGCGTTTTAACTCCATTAAAGCTACAGCAGAGCTCAAAAAGCAGGTTATAGAGCATTTTTCCCTGACCCAGGTACCCTGGTGCGAGACGGGATACTACTACCATTCGAATGAACGTCCTGGCAAGCATGCATATCATGCTGCAGGACTGTACTATATTCAGGAACCCTCTGCGATGTCGGCCGTGGAAATGCTGCAGCCACAACCGGGTGAGATTATTTTGGATCTCGCAGCTGCACCAGGCGGCAAAACGACCCACATCGCCTCACTGATGGAAGACCAGGGGCTGCTCGTTTCCAATGAAATTCATCCGTCCCGGGCCAAAATCTTGGCAGAGAACGTGGAACGAATGGGCCTCTCTTCCGTTGTTGTTACAAGTGCAACGCCGGGAGAATTGTCGGCACGCTTTCCGGCAGCTTTTGACCGGATCATACTGGATGCCCCTTGCTCTGGCGAGGGTATGTTCCGCAAAGATCCGGATGCGGTCACCGAGTGGAGCGATGATCTGGTCACACTTTGTGTGAACAGACAATGGGACATTTTGCAGGATGCCTATATCATGCTTAAACCGGGCGGGACCTTGGCTTATTCCACCTGCACCTTCAATCGCGAAGAAAATGAAGGCATGATGGAGCGTCTGATTGCCGCTTATCCAGATCTGACCCTTGTGCGGACCGAACGAATCTGGCCTCACTTGGCTCAAGGCGAGGGACATTTTGTAGCTGTAGTGACCAAAGCGGGATCCCAAGCTTATGGATCTCAAGAACAGGAAGAACAACCACGTAAACGCAAAGACAAAAAAGGCAGGAATCCACGTCAATCTGCGTCATCCAAAGAGGTGGAAACCGCCTGGAATGCGTACGTAGCCTGGAGTTCTGACCATACAGACACTGTAGCTAACGGAACCGGAAGACCCCTGCTTTTTGGTGAAGCTTTATATGCATTGCCAGAGCATGCTGCACAGCTGCTGACAGATGATCGGTTAAACGGATTGAAGCTGCCCCGGCCAGGCCTTCATGTCGGTGACTGGAAAAAAGGACGCTTCGAACCTGCTCATGCACTGGCGCTGGCTCTGGGACAACATGAGGCTGCCAACATGCAGCATGTATCCCTGGATGCAGAGACCAGCCAAGTGGCGGCATATCTTCGCGGCGAGAGCCTTCCTGCCGAAAGCGGACTTAGCGGATGGACTCTTGTGACTGTCAACGGGCTCCCGCTGGGTTGGGGCAAAGCCAGTGCAGGACAGTTAAAGAACCGTTTGCCTAAAGGTCTTAGACGCATGCAGTAGACAAACGTGTATCATGACTTAAAGCCGGTGAGCATCATTGCACCCGGCTTTATTTTTTGTTCATTATATTGAGTTAACAAGTTGAAAAATATCTGTTTTTTTTAATTACCTCTAGGATCGTAATGGCTTCTCAAACGTACTGTACCCATCGATTTCCCCCACAAAGGTATACCCGTTCCGGGGGTAAAATTCATTCAGCCTCTCATTGTCACCAACACAATCCAATCGCATGACATGTTTGTTTTCGAATTGGATTCCACTGCTGGACCAACCCAAAATGTCCCGACCCAGTCCGGTACGGGCATACTTTCTCCGAATCGCCAGACGATGCAGATAAACGGCGCCATCCTCTTGATGAGCTTTGGGTCCCCATAGATTGGTATCCCAAGCACTTGGCTGCTGCATCAGAATAACCATCCCTGCCACATCGCCTGCTTTCTTGAAGACAAACACATCTCCGCGGCGAATTGCCCCTGCCGTATCATGGGAATCCTCGCCTTTCAAAAGCGCACCCCACTGGGAAGATCCCTGGCTGCGTAACCATTCGGCTGTCTCCCTAAGCAGGGACATCACACCCTCCGTGTCTTCCGGCTGAGCCTGCATCGCTCTGAAATCATCGTTAATATATTCTGTAATGATTTTAAATGAGTGCTTCATGGTATCCTCCACTTCCAGATCTCTATAAGAACTAATGGAACTATACCCGGAAATGAATTTTTCGTCAAAACAAATCAAAAAAGGTAAAAGGCCTAAGCCTTTTACCCGTCAATCTTCGCTTCATCAATAACTTGGTTCCGGTACAGCATGGTCAGGTGCAGTGTGTCGAATTCAAGTTCCTTGTCCAGTTCCTGAAGCAGCACCTCAACCAAATCTCGCCGCTGTGCACTGGTTCCGGGTACTTCGTAATCCATATAACCCGTCAGATCAGCATGAGAGGTATCAATGGTTGCTGTCCCCACAGGCAATCCGCCACGTTCCTGCAGAAATAGCTCATAGACCCTGAATTCACGGTCTTTGCGCACCAACATGACATAGCAGGTATCTTCTGCTTCGTCCATCTCGTCGTAAGAATTGTCCCATTCCTCGTATTCGGTATACTCCTCTTCTTCCGAGGTATCCACAAAGTCACGGTGCACCCACTCCATGGACTCCAGCTCATTCCCCTGATGCCACATACGAAGAGTAATCGTGTCGATAACTTCTTCATCGAGTTCTCTTACAAGCAGTTCTGCCGCAGCATCAAGCTGACTCTCCAGAGGTACGTCATACCAATGTATCTCGCCTTGAATGTCGGCCCCATATTGTTTCAATGAAGCTTCAGCCAGCTCATTCCCGCCAGAATCGTTAAACACATAGGTCGATATGCTTCGTCCGGCAGATATAAGCTCCATCTCCAGCACATGTTCCCGATCTTCATATGTAAAAGCTTCATCTGCTGTGTCAGGAATTACTCGTGAGTCATCCAAATCCATGTCATCCATGTATTCATCAGCCACATCGTCCATATCATCCGATTGCCGTTCCGGATCAAATTCCAGGTTTTGCAGGACCGAATGCAATGTGCCGCAGCTAACCAGCACTTCATAATAGATAGCCTCCACTGCATCCGTAAGTGATCGGATATAGGCATGAACCTGATCAATGATGTGCTTTTCCGCATCCTCTGAAACCAATTCTCGTTCCATCTGAAGACTGCCAGACAAACGGTCTCCTTCTCTGTATACCAGCAGAAGTGAACCCGCGTATTGATCATTCACCATTACATCCAGCACTTCACCACCTGATGTACGCAGATCCGGGATCAGCTCCACTTTCTGTTTCATGTGCCTGTCCTCCTCCATTTCTAATGGTATTCTCATAGGTTACCCATGAGGCCAGTAGATTATGAAGCAGGACCCTTTGAAAATGAAAAATGTGTTTTGGTTTAGACAGCTAGGACATGTTTTTGAATGGCATGCGCAACACCCTGGTCGTTGTTGGAGAGTGTCACTTCATCCGCAGCGGCTTTCACCTCTTCCGGTGAGTTGTCCATCGCGATTCCTTTGCCTGCATAAGTCAGCATCGTAATGTCATTGTAGTAATTGCCAATTGCCAAAATTTCGGAAGGCACAA contains these protein-coding regions:
- a CDS encoding alkaline phosphatase family protein, translating into MRKKGIRILLSILLLDMLIGCQSSKPKEQDLMRINSANGENTKKVIFLMVDSLMYQAIDQGISKQELPALQFLIEHGQYYKNLVSSFPTMSVTIDSSLLTGAYSDLHRVPGLTWYSADNKKMIMYGTGPTEVLKHGVNPVLTDALVHLNGSHLNRNLPTIYEDLARQGLKSGSINGLIYRGTSDQKLSIPRWVQIAASLPKEIDVKGPDLLSLGALSNPFQDIKDLPDGLTNRMGIHNDFAIEAVKYLVQSNKLPDFLFVYLPDLDRELHKKGPTGLRGVKELDQQLQSVLQAFGSPEKAVQDAIFIIAGDSGMTRILPADQNPVIDLSSLLGDAQIMRPGDAVSKETELILAVNETMAYVYSLKTDRSLRDTANLLKDDPRIDFISWKEKEWNYAIQGSTGKQIKFKSGGNLTDVYNQSWTVEQNEEVLDLSLNKAKHALKYDEYPDVLKRLSSALRSHQGEFLVVTAKPGYEFTSGSSPTHKAGGGHGSIRKKESLVPLIISGTDQKPEYLRIVDLKDYLLNLLIKKT
- a CDS encoding C40 family peptidase translates to MKKLIISIFGAAVLFTSGAASTEASSINTVVNNMTGIPYKWGGTTLAGFDCSGFMRYIFEKYSIELPRTSQQQAKAGTPVSKANLRTGDLVFFNTSGSGISHTGVYIGGGQFAHASSSKGVSITKLSNPYFNDRYVTARRVTGQFMYNKMLGKI
- a CDS encoding carboxymuconolactone decarboxylase family protein yields the protein MTLMNDKVHAYKDQIGELRDVLPGVVKAYHEFTGECFQSGAIDAKTKQLIALGIGLFANNEVCTFYHVEEARAKGATDQEIMETVAVAGAVGGGHALSQGAMRVQKALH
- a CDS encoding xanthine phosphoribosyltransferase; translation: MEVLKQRILQEGVVISDQVLKLDGLLNHQIDPALTMEMGREFAARFRESGVTRVITVESSGIPVAFAAAHELGVPLVFARRKKTLLADPDAYCERVPSFTKGIVTDIMVSREYIHENDRILFIDDIIANGDAARGVIKIIERSGAELVGFGVVVEKCFQAGARTIREQGIPVEALVRIRSLNDGTVQFDDNQM
- a CDS encoding YkvI family membrane protein is translated as MKQAFRVLQIAFTYIGTVVGAGFATGQEILQFFTQYGKWATITIGLSTILFVWLGTKMMLIAHDTGSRSYEDLNKHLFGHKAGKWITWITLLILIGVNSVMLAGAGSVFVEHLGLHYQTGLIITIVGTYLLLGRGIKAILQMNSIVVPMMLLLSILMITSTIHHPGALRFITLTTDTHPVQVWLSPLLYSSFNLVLAQAVLVPVGNQIRDRNVLKWGGVLGGIGVGFMLLAAHFAMSAQMPGIMQFEIPMGSIAFQLGFAVQSVYVTLIFMEIFTTFVADIYGMTLQLGQHLQVHPRLITLTIMLLCYSLSQFGFSSLLSILYPIFGSLALVWAGRLVIDRWGSFRARHKNL
- a CDS encoding glycosyltransferase family 4 protein, whose amino-acid sequence is MKLLQALFFPPEQPGGVSSMIPYMQERFTSPRWEMDLFSLPKRIRNKGREDVQFETFDWTRYQESPVVQKYMQTYRDYLWWTKLRIQKPYDLIHAHHPIAGLAMKSVFPDTPLIQTIHSSYERELILNGRIEPGGLDHQFLIAIYGELEHQAERLLTVSDSFRRYLTPYVNRPDVIGIIPNGFDEKRFKPIPHDNAVPQLVTVCRLVPAKGLDILFKACAELKGRGHDYVLHIIGDGPIRPDLEELAQRLGIYNETIFYGYTLHPEEFMPFFDIFVLPSRAEAFGSVFAEAALSCLALIGTDVGGIPEQIENGSNGLLVPPEDPSALAEALEKVMLDPSYRYELARSACEKAKTHYSLGRSVNELKKLYLQYASKA
- a CDS encoding RsmF rRNA methyltransferase first C-terminal domain-containing protein, which produces MSKPLLPESYIHHIREMLGSEAEAFIDSYDQPRVQGLRFNSIKATAELKKQVIEHFSLTQVPWCETGYYYHSNERPGKHAYHAAGLYYIQEPSAMSAVEMLQPQPGEIILDLAAAPGGKTTHIASLMEDQGLLVSNEIHPSRAKILAENVERMGLSSVVVTSATPGELSARFPAAFDRIILDAPCSGEGMFRKDPDAVTEWSDDLVTLCVNRQWDILQDAYIMLKPGGTLAYSTCTFNREENEGMMERLIAAYPDLTLVRTERIWPHLAQGEGHFVAVVTKAGSQAYGSQEQEEQPRKRKDKKGRNPRQSASSKEVETAWNAYVAWSSDHTDTVANGTGRPLLFGEALYALPEHAAQLLTDDRLNGLKLPRPGLHVGDWKKGRFEPAHALALALGQHEAANMQHVSLDAETSQVAAYLRGESLPAESGLSGWTLVTVNGLPLGWGKASAGQLKNRLPKGLRRMQ
- a CDS encoding GNAT family N-acetyltransferase, which produces MKHSFKIITEYINDDFRAMQAQPEDTEGVMSLLRETAEWLRSQGSSQWGALLKGEDSHDTAGAIRRGDVFVFKKAGDVAGMVILMQQPSAWDTNLWGPKAHQEDGAVYLHRLAIRRKYARTGLGRDILGWSSSGIQFENKHVMRLDCVGDNERLNEFYPRNGYTFVGEIDGYSTFEKPLRS